A portion of the Carya illinoinensis cultivar Pawnee chromosome 11, C.illinoinensisPawnee_v1, whole genome shotgun sequence genome contains these proteins:
- the LOC122280863 gene encoding protein DMR6-LIKE OXYGENASE 2-like: protein MAATKLLLTDLALTVNHVPSNYVRPVSDRPNLSDVQISEGSIPLIDLQHLNGPNHSDIIEQIGQACQHDGFFQVKNHGIPEAIISNIMRIATEFFRLPESERLKNYSDDPSKTTRLSTSFNVKTEKVSNWRDFLRIHCFPLEDYVHEWPSNPPSFREDVAEYCSSVRGLVLRLLGAISESLGLKSDYIEKVLGKQAQHMALNYYPPCPQPELTYGLPGHTDPNLITILLQDDVPGLQVLRNGKWVAVNPIPNTFIVNIGDQMQVISNDRHKSVLHRAVVNSSKERISIPTFYCPSPDAVIGPAKELINDDQLAVYRDFTYGEYYEKFWNRGLASECCLDMFKAV, encoded by the exons ATGGCTGCCACTAAGCTCTTGCTGACCGACCTTGCTTTAACTGTGAACCATGTTCCTTCAAACTACGTCCGACCCGTCTCCGACCGGCCAAATCTCTCTGACGTCCAGATTTCAGAGGGCTCCATTCCTCTCATCGATCTCCAGCACTTAAACGGCCCCAATCACTCCGACATTATCGAACAGATTGGCCAGGCATGCCAACATGACGGTTTCTTTCAG GTTAAAAACCATGGGATACCAGAGGCAATAATCAGTAATATCATGCGTATTGCAACAGAGTTTTTCAGATTACCAGAGAGCGAGAGGTTGAAGAATTACTCAGACGACCCTTCCAAGACCACCAGACTTTCCACTAGTTTCAATGTCAAGACCGAAAAAGTTTCAAACTGGAGGGATTTCTTACGAATCCATTGCTTCCCTCTCGAGGATTATGTGCACGAATGGCCTTCAAACCCTCCATCCTTTAG GGAGGATGTGGCTGAGTACTGTAGCAGTGTTAGAGGTTTAGTTCTGAGACTCCTCGGGGCCATATCCGAGAGCTTGGGCCTGAAAAGTGACTACATCGAAAAGGTTCTGGGCAAGCAAGCTCAACATATGGCGTTGAATTACTATCCACCCTGTCCACAGCCAGAGCTTACATATGGATTGCCCGGCCATACTGACCCCAATTTAATCACGATTCTTCTTCAAGATGATGTGCCTGGATTGCAGGTCTTAAGAAATGGCAAGTGGGTTGCCGTCAATCCTATTCCGAATACCTTCATTGTCAACATTGGGGATCAAATGCAG GTTATTAGCAATGATCGACACAAGAGTGTGCTCCATCGAGCCGTTGTGAACAGCAGCAAGGAGAGAATATCTATTCCAACATTCTACTGTCCATCCCCAGATGCTGTAATAGGACCTGCTAAGGAGTTGATCAACGATGATCAGCTAGCAGTCTATAGAGACTTTACATATGGGGAGTACTATGAAAAATTTTGGAACAGAGGGCTTGCGTCCGAATGCTGTTTAGACATGTTCAAAGCTGTATAG